In Mesorhizobium sp. 113-3-3, a genomic segment contains:
- a CDS encoding SDR family oxidoreductase has translation MSTSADRNSKTRAIVTGGAQGIGFAVAEALADEGCRALALIGRSQEKGDKAVAHFKKAGVDAIFISADVSKVPDCKRAVATALSHFGSINALVNAAATSARGSLVETSEELFDTIFDTNVRGPFFLMQGVVAHLLEKKAPGSIVNVLSMSAHTGQSFLTPYSTSKGALMTLTKNVANAYRFNRIRCNAVLPGWMDTEGEDIVQKKWHDAPDDWLAKAEAAQPMGQLVKPDQLARLISYMVSPQSGVMTGSLVDYDQSVAGSSPE, from the coding sequence ATGAGCACATCCGCCGATCGCAATTCGAAAACGCGCGCCATCGTCACCGGTGGCGCGCAAGGCATCGGCTTTGCCGTCGCCGAGGCGCTGGCCGACGAGGGTTGCAGGGCGCTGGCGCTCATCGGCCGCTCACAGGAGAAGGGCGACAAGGCGGTCGCCCACTTCAAGAAGGCCGGCGTCGACGCCATTTTCATCAGCGCCGACGTCTCGAAGGTGCCCGACTGCAAGCGCGCCGTCGCCACCGCGCTCTCGCATTTCGGCAGCATCAATGCGCTGGTCAACGCCGCCGCCACCTCGGCACGCGGTTCACTGGTCGAGACGTCGGAAGAGCTGTTCGACACCATCTTCGACACCAATGTGCGCGGCCCGTTTTTCCTGATGCAGGGCGTGGTGGCCCATCTTCTGGAGAAGAAGGCCCCCGGCTCGATCGTCAACGTGCTGTCGATGTCGGCCCATACCGGCCAATCTTTCCTGACACCCTATTCGACCAGCAAGGGCGCGCTGATGACGCTGACCAAGAACGTCGCCAATGCGTATCGCTTCAACCGCATCCGCTGCAACGCCGTGCTGCCGGGATGGATGGACACCGAGGGCGAGGACATCGTGCAGAAGAAATGGCACGACGCCCCGGACGACTGGCTGGCAAAAGCCGAGGCCGCGCAGCCGATGGGCCAGCTGGTCAAGCCGGACCAGCTCGCGCGGCTGATCAGCTACATGGTCAGCCCGCAATCGGGCGTGATGACCGGATCGCTGGTCGACTACGACCAGAGTGTTGCGGGGTCGTCACCGGAATAG
- a CDS encoding type II toxin-antitoxin system Phd/YefM family antitoxin, producing MMAAPKVDTDWTVAGAKARLSEVIERAQSSPQTITKNGKPSVVVVSAEEWQRKTMRKGTLAQFLLESPLRGADLDLERQRDEPRDLPL from the coding sequence ATGATGGCCGCACCTAAAGTGGATACCGATTGGACGGTTGCTGGGGCAAAGGCACGGCTCTCGGAAGTTATCGAGCGCGCACAGTCTTCGCCGCAGACAATCACTAAAAACGGCAAACCAAGCGTGGTTGTGGTCTCGGCCGAGGAATGGCAGCGAAAGACCATGCGCAAGGGTACGCTTGCGCAGTTCCTGCTGGAGTCGCCGCTGCGCGGCGCCGACCTCGACCTGGAGCGTCAGCGCGACGAACCGCGTGACTTGCCCCTGTGA
- a CDS encoding type II toxin-antitoxin system VapC family toxin, with protein sequence MRLLLDTNVLSEVTRPAPDARVLDWLEGLDEDRSFISVVSIAEIRRGVALMDEGRKREALADWLARDLPQRFDQRVLPVDEPVALAWGDLMGLAKRSGRGLSSMDGLIAATAIAQQLTLATRNTRDFEGFGIELFDPWTA encoded by the coding sequence GTGAGACTACTGCTCGATACCAATGTCCTGTCCGAGGTGACAAGGCCTGCGCCGGACGCACGCGTTCTGGACTGGCTGGAGGGACTTGACGAGGACCGCTCATTCATCAGTGTCGTGTCGATCGCCGAAATCCGGCGCGGCGTCGCGCTCATGGACGAAGGTCGGAAGCGCGAGGCACTCGCCGACTGGCTCGCTCGGGACCTGCCACAGCGCTTCGATCAGAGGGTTTTGCCGGTGGACGAACCGGTTGCCTTGGCCTGGGGCGATCTGATGGGCCTTGCGAAGCGCAGCGGTCGCGGCCTGTCGTCGATGGACGGGCTGATCGCGGCCACGGCGATCGCGCAGCAGCTCACCTTGGCAACACGCAATACCAGGGATTTCGAAGGCTTTGGGATAGAACTCTTCGATCCCTGGACGGCATGA
- a CDS encoding 3-deoxy-7-phosphoheptulonate synthase — translation MLTTTDDLRVKEIRELSTPDQVMREIPRTLTATRTVSASRNAIHAILNGTDDRLLVVVGPCSIHDPVAAVDYASRLAALRETLSDRLEIVMRVYFEKPRTTVGWKGLINDPDLDGSFNIDKGLSMARNVLSAVNNLGLPAATEFLDMTTPQYIADLVAWGAIGARTTESQIHRELASGLSCPVGFKNGTDGNLRIAGEAVKSAAQPHHFMAVTKGGRSGIATTTGNEDCHVILRGGVQPNYDAASVEAASVELARIGVAPRLMIDVSHANSSKKPENQPKVAADVAGQVAAGDERIIGLMIESNLVAGRQDVVPGKPLVYGQSITDGCIDWATTETVLHGLAGAVEWRRSERRAMLENRQGAA, via the coding sequence GTGTTGACCACCACAGACGACCTTCGGGTCAAGGAAATCCGAGAACTGAGCACGCCGGACCAGGTGATGCGGGAGATCCCGCGCACGCTGACGGCGACGCGCACCGTGAGCGCCTCACGCAATGCCATCCATGCCATCCTGAACGGTACCGACGACCGGTTGCTTGTCGTCGTCGGCCCCTGTTCGATCCACGATCCGGTCGCGGCCGTTGACTATGCCAGCCGTCTGGCGGCGCTGCGCGAGACCCTGTCCGACCGGCTCGAGATCGTGATGCGGGTGTATTTCGAGAAGCCGCGCACGACGGTCGGCTGGAAAGGCCTGATCAACGATCCCGACCTCGACGGCAGCTTCAACATCGACAAGGGGCTCAGCATGGCGCGCAACGTGCTGTCGGCCGTCAACAATCTCGGCCTGCCGGCGGCGACCGAATTCCTCGACATGACCACGCCGCAATACATTGCCGACCTCGTCGCCTGGGGCGCGATCGGCGCGCGCACGACCGAGAGCCAGATCCACCGCGAGCTGGCCTCGGGCCTGTCCTGCCCGGTCGGCTTCAAGAACGGCACCGACGGCAATCTCAGGATCGCCGGCGAGGCGGTGAAGTCGGCCGCCCAGCCACATCATTTCATGGCGGTCACCAAGGGCGGACGCAGCGGCATCGCCACGACCACCGGCAATGAGGACTGCCATGTCATCCTGCGCGGCGGCGTTCAGCCGAACTACGACGCGGCGAGCGTCGAGGCGGCCTCGGTCGAACTCGCCCGCATCGGCGTCGCGCCGCGGCTGATGATCGATGTCAGCCACGCCAACTCGTCCAAGAAACCGGAGAACCAGCCCAAGGTGGCGGCCGACGTGGCGGGCCAGGTGGCGGCGGGCGACGAGCGCATCATCGGCCTGATGATCGAGAGCAATCTCGTCGCTGGCCGGCAGGATGTCGTGCCCGGCAAGCCGCTGGTCTACGGCCAGAGCATCACCGATGGCTGCATAGACTGGGCGACCACCGAGACCGTGCTGCACGGCCTTGCCGGCGCCGTCGAGTGGCGCCGCTCGGAACGCCGGGCGATGCTGGAAAACCGGCAGGGCGCCGCCTGA
- the iolG gene encoding inositol 2-dehydrogenase yields the protein MTVRFALLGAGRIGKVHARAVGSNPDAKLVAVADAFEKAAKELAGAYGAEVRTIDAIEKAGDIDAVVICTPTDTHADLIERFAKAGKAIFCEKPIDLNVKRVEKCLAVVEKAKATLMVGFNRRFDPHFAAVRKAIDDGAIGTVEMVTITSRDPGAPPIDYIKRSGGIFRDMTIHDFDMARFLLGEEPVAVSAHASVLVDKKIGEAGDFDSVSVILETASGKQAVISNSRRATYGYDQRIEVHGSKGMIAAENQRPVSIELANEKGYTRPPLHDFFMTRYLDAYAIEIASFIAAATSGKKAAPSGEDGLVALKLADAALKSATTGKTVRLDK from the coding sequence ATGACTGTTCGTTTCGCCCTCCTCGGTGCCGGCCGCATCGGCAAGGTCCACGCCCGCGCCGTCGGCTCCAACCCCGATGCAAAACTGGTGGCGGTGGCCGATGCCTTCGAGAAGGCGGCAAAAGAGCTGGCGGGCGCCTATGGCGCCGAAGTGCGCACCATCGACGCCATCGAAAAGGCCGGAGATATCGACGCCGTCGTCATCTGCACGCCGACCGATACCCATGCCGATCTGATCGAGCGTTTCGCCAAGGCCGGCAAGGCGATCTTCTGCGAAAAGCCGATCGACCTGAACGTCAAGCGGGTGGAGAAGTGCCTGGCCGTGGTCGAGAAGGCCAAGGCAACGCTGATGGTCGGCTTCAACAGGCGTTTCGATCCCCACTTCGCCGCCGTGCGCAAGGCGATCGACGACGGCGCCATCGGCACCGTCGAGATGGTCACCATCACCTCGCGCGATCCCGGCGCGCCGCCGATCGACTATATCAAGCGCTCGGGCGGCATTTTCCGCGACATGACCATTCACGACTTCGACATGGCGCGCTTCCTGCTCGGCGAGGAGCCGGTGGCGGTCTCCGCGCACGCTTCGGTTCTGGTCGACAAGAAGATTGGCGAGGCCGGCGATTTCGATAGCGTCAGCGTCATCCTCGAGACGGCTTCCGGCAAGCAGGCCGTTATCTCCAATTCGCGGCGCGCCACCTATGGTTACGACCAGCGCATCGAAGTGCATGGCTCGAAAGGCATGATCGCGGCCGAGAACCAGCGGCCGGTGTCGATCGAACTGGCCAATGAGAAGGGCTATACGCGCCCGCCGCTGCACGACTTCTTCATGACCCGCTATCTCGACGCCTATGCCATCGAGATCGCCTCGTTCATCGCCGCCGCGACATCCGGCAAAAAGGCGGCGCCGAGCGGTGAAGACGGCCTCGTGGCGCTGAAGCTGGCGGATGCGGCGCTGAAGTCGGCAACGACCGGCAAGACCGTCCGTCTCGACAAGTAA